One stretch of Roseimicrobium sp. ORNL1 DNA includes these proteins:
- the thrC gene encoding threonine synthase has protein sequence MQYISTRGLTHPHTFSQAVEAGLAPDGGLFLPDTWPDISGKLAGWEKLGYAELAAEFFTLFAPDIPREEWHSLTQRAYERFDSPDVAPLRKLDEKTYVLELFHGPTLAFKDFALQLLGLLYKRQVEHTGKRLAVLGATSGDTGSAAIHGCMGQDGISIFILYPNGRVAPLQERQMACTGAANVFAIPVPGTFDDAQRVVKETFGDTAFAATHHLSAVNSINIARVLAQCVYYIWAWLRLPAEARGGVEFVVPTGNFGNVLAGWMAQRMGLPAGTFRVATNQNDILYRFFTSGEYRQGDVHPSYAPSMDIQAASNFERFLYFLLGEDAAKVRETMEQMRSGDPVTIPAGHSAMKASRMTDAEIRETIGRVHATYRYVVDPHTACGFTDLATDRVSVVLATAHPAKFPEVVQSATGTEPTHPTLEALKSKPLETHPLDATPEAVKAFIATQKRA, from the coding sequence ATGCAGTACATTTCCACACGCGGCCTCACGCACCCCCACACCTTTTCCCAAGCTGTAGAAGCCGGTCTCGCTCCGGATGGCGGTCTTTTCCTGCCGGATACGTGGCCGGACATCAGCGGCAAGCTCGCCGGATGGGAGAAGCTGGGCTACGCGGAACTGGCGGCGGAATTTTTCACGCTCTTCGCGCCGGACATCCCGCGTGAGGAGTGGCACTCGCTGACGCAGAGGGCATATGAGCGCTTCGACTCGCCTGATGTGGCGCCGCTGCGGAAGCTGGATGAGAAGACGTATGTGCTGGAGCTCTTCCACGGGCCCACACTGGCCTTCAAGGACTTCGCCCTGCAACTCCTCGGCCTGCTGTACAAGCGCCAGGTGGAGCACACCGGCAAGCGGCTCGCCGTGCTGGGTGCCACCTCCGGAGACACGGGCTCCGCGGCCATCCACGGCTGCATGGGGCAGGACGGGATTTCCATTTTCATCCTGTATCCGAATGGCCGTGTGGCTCCGCTTCAGGAACGCCAGATGGCGTGTACGGGTGCGGCGAATGTTTTTGCCATCCCGGTGCCGGGTACGTTCGATGATGCTCAGCGCGTGGTGAAGGAGACGTTCGGTGATACCGCGTTTGCCGCGACGCATCACCTCTCCGCGGTGAATTCCATCAACATCGCCCGCGTACTCGCCCAGTGCGTGTACTACATCTGGGCATGGTTGCGTCTGCCGGCGGAGGCGAGGGGGGGCGTGGAGTTTGTGGTGCCCACGGGGAACTTCGGCAATGTGCTCGCCGGCTGGATGGCGCAGCGCATGGGCTTGCCCGCCGGAACTTTCCGCGTGGCGACGAACCAGAATGACATCCTGTACCGCTTCTTCACCTCAGGTGAGTACCGCCAGGGGGACGTGCATCCCAGCTACGCGCCCAGCATGGACATCCAGGCGGCGTCGAACTTCGAGCGCTTCCTCTACTTCCTGCTTGGCGAAGATGCCGCGAAGGTGCGCGAGACCATGGAGCAGATGCGTAGCGGTGATCCCGTGACCATTCCTGCCGGTCACTCCGCCATGAAGGCCTCCCGCATGACGGACGCAGAAATCCGCGAGACCATTGGTCGCGTGCATGCCACCTATCGTTATGTGGTGGACCCGCACACTGCGTGTGGATTCACCGATCTGGCGACGGACCGCGTGAGCGTGGTGCTGGCCACGGCCCATCCCGCCAAGTTCCCGGAGGTGGTGCAGTCCGCCACCGGCACGGAGCCCACGCATCCCACGCTTGAGGCATTGAAGAGCAAGCCGCTGGAGACGCATCCTCTGGACGCGACTCCGGAAGCGGTGAAGGCCTTCATTGCGACGCAAAAGCGGGCGTGA